A genome region from Glutamicibacter arilaitensis Re117 includes the following:
- a CDS encoding long-chain-fatty-acid--CoA ligase gives MSVSTSNLTVSVAAILAEGATRYGDLNAITVDGRSTTYEQLWAQARQYAGALQARGIEAGDRVALLIPNVTDFARAYYAVLALGAVAVPVHALLKAREISYILEDSGAKLLICAAPLLAEGASGATASGVPVLSVLAPEEAGTIRLEDLAREAEPIGTYLPRRPEDLATILYTSGTTGKPKGALGTHLALIEQTHTTLLNTMELRRGDKLFGGLPLFHTFGQTCVLNTGLRVGAEVMLLPKFTAEGALELLLEADIDVFFGVPTMYVALLEAGKQRDGMPEKLRYAISGGASLPVSILTAFEQRFGARIHEGYGLTETSPVACFNHVGVDPRPGTVGTPVWGVDVEIADPACPDEIRLLPRGELGELVVRGHNLFSGYLNRPEATAEAVVDGWFRTGDLGTKDEDGYLRILDRTKDMILRNGYNVYPREIEEVLVSHPEISNAAVYGVPHETHGQEIAASVTLESGSTLSVQELVAWASAQMAAYKYPRLIEIVKEFPLGPSGKILKRELVAQFTAEDA, from the coding sequence ATGAGCGTTTCCACATCCAATCTCACTGTTTCAGTAGCGGCCATCCTTGCCGAAGGGGCTACCCGGTATGGAGACCTGAACGCCATCACCGTCGATGGCCGCAGCACCACCTATGAGCAGCTGTGGGCCCAAGCCCGGCAATACGCCGGAGCCCTGCAAGCCCGAGGCATCGAGGCGGGCGACCGGGTGGCCTTGCTCATTCCCAACGTCACGGACTTCGCCCGCGCCTACTACGCGGTTCTGGCCCTGGGCGCCGTGGCGGTACCGGTCCACGCGCTGCTCAAGGCGCGCGAGATCTCCTACATCCTGGAGGATTCCGGAGCCAAGCTGCTGATCTGCGCCGCACCACTGCTCGCCGAGGGCGCGTCGGGGGCTACCGCTTCCGGGGTGCCGGTGCTCAGCGTGCTGGCCCCGGAGGAAGCGGGCACCATCCGGCTCGAAGACCTCGCCCGGGAGGCCGAGCCAATTGGGACCTACCTGCCGCGCCGCCCCGAAGACCTGGCCACGATCCTGTACACCTCGGGCACCACCGGCAAGCCCAAGGGTGCGCTGGGCACGCACCTGGCGTTAATCGAGCAAACCCACACCACGTTGCTGAACACCATGGAATTGCGCCGCGGCGACAAGCTCTTCGGCGGGTTGCCGCTGTTCCACACCTTCGGCCAGACCTGCGTGCTCAATACCGGGCTGCGGGTGGGGGCCGAGGTCATGCTGTTGCCCAAATTCACCGCCGAAGGGGCCCTGGAACTGTTGTTGGAGGCTGACATCGACGTCTTCTTCGGGGTGCCCACGATGTATGTGGCTCTGCTCGAAGCGGGCAAGCAGCGCGATGGGATGCCCGAAAAGCTGCGCTACGCCATTTCCGGAGGGGCCTCGCTTCCGGTATCCATCCTCACCGCCTTCGAGCAGCGCTTCGGCGCACGCATCCACGAGGGCTACGGGCTGACCGAGACCTCGCCGGTAGCCTGCTTCAACCATGTAGGCGTCGACCCGCGGCCCGGAACCGTGGGCACCCCGGTCTGGGGCGTGGATGTGGAAATCGCCGATCCTGCCTGCCCCGATGAAATCCGGCTGCTGCCGCGCGGGGAGCTGGGCGAGCTGGTGGTGCGCGGGCACAACTTGTTCTCCGGCTACCTGAACCGGCCCGAGGCCACGGCCGAAGCGGTGGTTGATGGCTGGTTCCGCACCGGGGATCTGGGGACCAAGGACGAGGATGGCTACCTGCGCATCCTGGACCGGACCAAGGACATGATCCTGCGCAACGGCTACAACGTGTACCCGCGCGAAATCGAAGAGGTACTGGTTTCCCATCCGGAGATATCCAATGCCGCCGTGTACGGGGTGCCGCACGAAACCCACGGACAGGAGATTGCCGCTTCGGTGACCCTGGAATCTGGCTCCACGCTGTCAGTCCAGGAGCTGGTGGCGTGGGCCAGCGCGCAGATGGCCGCGTACAAGTACCCGCGGCTCATCGAGATTGTGAAGGAATTCCCGCTGGGCCCCAGCGGTAAGATCCTCAAGCGCGAACTAGTTGCCCAGTTCACTGCCGAGGATGCCTAG
- a CDS encoding GNAT family N-acetyltransferase, whose translation MDTTLERYLRLYDEQLRTEAETSSALSVDKLGPLRLGTFANGRGFITYPRFTGREPQTLAQLAGPALEHFAAQPQISKVEFKTRGHDYAPGLAERLHSLGFVAQETESIMIGPLQALFSDEISPAGVELRRASSADEIEKMCRVVDRAFGEPYDPATTQALVSRMARNDGMELWVAWADGQMAGAGRLEPVAETEFAGLWGGGVLPEYRGRGIYRALVDARARSAAARGIRYVHSDSTEYSRPILERQGLVKVSSTTPYLWKRTATRTALSPATSAKAG comes from the coding sequence ATGGACACCACTCTCGAGCGCTATCTGCGGCTCTACGATGAACAGTTGCGGACCGAGGCCGAGACTTCCAGCGCCCTATCCGTTGACAAGCTGGGTCCGCTGCGCTTGGGAACCTTTGCCAATGGGCGCGGCTTCATCACCTACCCGCGGTTCACCGGGCGCGAACCGCAGACGCTAGCCCAGCTGGCCGGTCCGGCGCTGGAGCATTTCGCGGCGCAACCGCAGATCTCCAAGGTGGAATTCAAAACCCGTGGACACGACTACGCACCCGGGCTGGCCGAGCGCCTGCACTCGCTGGGCTTCGTTGCCCAGGAGACCGAATCGATCATGATCGGGCCGCTGCAGGCGTTGTTCAGCGATGAAATCTCTCCTGCAGGTGTGGAATTGCGGCGTGCGAGCAGTGCGGATGAGATTGAAAAAATGTGCCGCGTGGTCGACCGGGCATTCGGCGAACCCTACGATCCGGCGACAACCCAAGCGCTGGTTTCGCGCATGGCGAGAAATGACGGCATGGAACTGTGGGTTGCGTGGGCCGATGGGCAGATGGCCGGCGCGGGCCGCCTGGAACCCGTCGCAGAAACCGAATTCGCAGGCCTCTGGGGAGGCGGGGTACTGCCCGAATACCGCGGCCGCGGCATCTACCGGGCTCTGGTCGATGCACGGGCACGCAGCGCGGCGGCCAGGGGCATCCGGTATGTGCACAGCGACAGCACCGAGTATTCCCGTCCGATCCTGGAGCGCCAAGGACTGGTAAAGGTTTCCTCCACCACCCCGTATCTGTGGAAGCGCACTGCAACCCGAACCGCGCTGTCGCCAGCTACTTCTGCGAAGGCTGGATAA
- the fdhD gene encoding formate dehydrogenase accessory sulfurtransferase FdhD, whose product MGRKIIRRRVIRATRDGGWRPREERLAGEEPLEIRFGYTSYTTSMRTPGDDFDMVAGFLVGEGVIRQADQLVSMRYCAGTDEEGNQTFNVIEVQLGPGATPPDLAAARNVLTSSACGICGTNSIDEVRKKAGFELDSGTGIIELGTLLDLPDTLRESQQLFSSTGGVHAAGLFSATGELLILREDVGRHNAVDKVIGAALRAGMLPLHDAVLQVSGRASFELVQKAAMAGIGLLTAVSAPSSLAVDLAEEAGLTLAAFSRNHSVNIYTHAHRVIKA is encoded by the coding sequence ATGGGCCGTAAGATCATCCGCCGCCGGGTAATTCGGGCAACGCGCGATGGCGGCTGGCGCCCGCGCGAGGAGAGGCTGGCCGGCGAGGAGCCCTTGGAGATCCGCTTCGGGTACACCTCGTACACCACCTCGATGCGCACCCCGGGCGACGACTTCGACATGGTGGCGGGATTCCTGGTAGGCGAGGGAGTGATCCGGCAGGCCGACCAGCTGGTCTCCATGCGCTACTGCGCGGGCACCGACGAGGAGGGCAACCAGACTTTCAACGTCATCGAGGTGCAGCTCGGGCCCGGAGCCACGCCACCGGATCTGGCCGCCGCGCGCAATGTGCTGACCAGCTCGGCCTGCGGTATCTGCGGCACCAATTCAATCGACGAGGTGCGCAAGAAGGCCGGATTCGAACTGGATTCCGGCACCGGCATCATCGAGCTGGGAACCCTGCTGGATTTGCCCGATACCCTGCGCGAATCGCAGCAGCTGTTCTCCTCCACCGGGGGAGTGCATGCGGCGGGGCTGTTTTCCGCCACCGGCGAATTGCTGATCCTGCGCGAGGACGTGGGGCGTCATAATGCGGTCGACAAGGTGATCGGCGCGGCCTTGCGCGCCGGGATGCTGCCACTGCATGATGCCGTGCTCCAGGTTTCCGGGCGGGCCTCCTTCGAGCTGGTGCAGAAGGCGGCCATGGCCGGAATCGGGCTGCTGACCGCGGTCAGCGCGCCCTCTTCGCTGGCCGTGGATTTGGCCGAGGAAGCGGGCCTGACACTGGCAGCATTTTCTCGCAACCACAGCGTGAATATTTATACGCATGCACATCGCGTGATCAAGGCGTAG
- a CDS encoding VOC family protein encodes MPAPREPRAEPCWVDLITSDVQGAARFYTKLFGWEVRQEAPSEDEGFAEVYLDGAMVTDFIANDPDSEVDDAWTTYLNVTDVHAAAYATKLHGGKVYLKPIEIPGQGTMAIIGDPAGTGVGLFQAFQSADTAATLAPGTRIWSELHTKHFEAVARFYRIALGWCLSPVSDTDEFRYHTYGQGSEAVAGIFDISSYPDSKSGWRAYFAVQDADATVALAEKLGGTVIHEAHDSYFGRMAVLGDLTGAEFAIIQPSQK; translated from the coding sequence ATGCCGGCACCAAGGGAGCCACGGGCCGAGCCGTGCTGGGTCGATTTGATCACCAGCGACGTGCAGGGTGCCGCCCGGTTCTACACCAAGCTTTTCGGGTGGGAAGTACGCCAAGAGGCGCCAAGCGAGGACGAGGGATTCGCCGAGGTCTACCTTGACGGGGCAATGGTCACGGACTTCATCGCCAATGACCCGGATTCCGAGGTGGATGACGCCTGGACCACCTACCTGAATGTGACCGATGTGCACGCTGCCGCCTACGCGACCAAGCTGCACGGCGGCAAGGTCTACCTCAAGCCCATCGAGATTCCCGGCCAGGGAACCATGGCGATCATCGGGGATCCAGCGGGTACCGGAGTCGGGCTCTTCCAGGCATTCCAATCAGCGGACACCGCCGCAACCCTGGCACCTGGCACGCGCATCTGGAGCGAGCTGCATACCAAGCACTTCGAGGCTGTGGCCCGCTTCTACCGGATAGCCTTGGGCTGGTGCCTGTCCCCGGTCTCGGACACCGACGAATTCCGCTACCATACCTACGGCCAGGGATCCGAGGCGGTGGCTGGAATCTTCGACATCTCCAGCTATCCGGATTCCAAGTCCGGATGGCGCGCCTACTTCGCGGTTCAGGACGCCGATGCAACTGTGGCGCTCGCCGAAAAGCTCGGGGGCACGGTCATCCACGAAGCCCATGATTCCTACTTTGGCCGCATGGCCGTGCTCGGCGACCTGACGGGCGCCGAATTCGCCATTATCCAGCCTTCGCAGAAGTAG